From a single Rosa rugosa chromosome 7, drRosRugo1.1, whole genome shotgun sequence genomic region:
- the LOC133720960 gene encoding protein STRICTOSIDINE SYNTHASE-LIKE 5-like, translating into MALLNTLFFSILVPVAAAVLLYQLDSFDPAPLPLHELSEQVAAAPRHNGHMLKGSEFLGVGTLAGPEDVAYDSKSGLIYTGCADGWIKRVKLNESADDSVVENWVNTGGRPLGLAHEHGGKLLVADAEKGLLRIAEDGAVELLTDEAESVKFKLTDCVDVAKDGMIYFTDASYKNGLQDFIWDFLEGRPHGRLLSYNPFTKETKVLVRDLYFANGVALSPDQNYVIFCETLLKRCRKYYLQGQKKGSIENFIDNLPGSPDNIRYDGEGHYWIAIPTGTSAIFDLTLRYPFIRKGLAIVEKYIVSRPYKEKNSGVLAVNLEGEPTAHYFDPDLSLITSGIKIGNYLYCGSILNPYIIRLDLEQHPAHTTT; encoded by the exons ATGGCCCTCTTAAACACTCTCTTTTTCTCAATACTGGTTCCGGTGGCGGCGGCTGTGCTCCTCTACCAGCTCGACTCGTTCGACCCGGCTCCTCTGCCGCTTCACGAGTTGAGTGAGCAAGTCGCGGCTGCCCCGAGGCACAATGGTCACATGCTCAAAGGGTCGGAGTTTTTGGGTGTTGGGACTTTAGCAGGGCCAGAAGACGTTGCTTATGATTCCAAGTCGGGACTCATTTACACGGGATGTGCGGACGGGTGGATCAAGCGAGTCAAGCTGAACGAGTCGGCTGATGACTCGGTGGTGGAGAACTGGGTTAATACCGGCGGGAGACCACTCGGACTCGCTCACGAACATGGCGGAAAGCTTTTAGTAGCTGACGCGGAAAAG GGGCTATTAAGAATAGCTGAGGATGGAGCAGTGGAGCTGCTGACAGATGAGGCTGAGAGTGTAAAATTCAAGCTAACAGATTGTGTAGATGTAGCGAAAGATGGTATGATTTACTTCACAGATGCTTCATATAAAAACGGCTTACAAGACTTCATCTGGGACTTTCTAGAGGGCAGACCCCATGGTAGGTTACTCAGCTACAATCCGTTTACCAAAGAGACCAAAGTGCTCGTCCGCGACCTCTACTTTGCTAATGGAGTAGCACTCTCTCCGGATCAGAATTATGTGATCTTCTGCGAAACTTTGTT GAAAAGATGTAGAAAGTACTACCTACAAGGCCAGAAGAAAGGGAGCATAGAGAACTTCATTGACAACTTGCCAGGCTCTCCGGATAATATACGATATGATGGGGAAGGCCATTACTGGATCGCAATACCTACG GGGACTTCAGCTATTTTCGATCTAACACTTAGGTACCCTTTTATCCGAAAAGGGCTGGCAATCGTGGAGAAGTATATAGTCAGCAGACCATATAAGGAGAAGAATTCTGGTGTACTTGCTGTGAACTTGGAAGGGGAACCTACAGCCCACTATTTTGATCCAGATTTGTCACTCATTACAAGTGGGATCAAGATCGGAAACTACCTCTACTGCGGCTCCATTCTCAATCCATACATTATCCGCCTAGATCTGGAACAACATCCTGCACATACCACTACATAA